The Cryptococcus neoformans var. grubii H99 chromosome 13, complete sequence genomic interval AGGGTGGTTATCTACAGTCGAGTCGCGTGGCTGGACACTCACCTCTTCAGCTTGACTGAAACCAACCTTGTACTCAATAAAACTCTTGAAGAGCTCTTGGTTGTGCATGAGCACCTCTAGAGCAGCCGGATAAAAGTGCCTAACAGAGCAACGCCCAAATTGAAGCCTCACGCTACGAGTAAGAACATGAGCATGCGCATACTATGCACTTTTCTCTCGAGTTTCACCTATTTCTCGGTCGGCAGCCCAAACTCTACATCCTTTCATCTGCTCACCCTCATCAAAGGATGCAACTCACTTCTTGTCATATAACGAACCACCATCAATATTGAGCTCCCCTGCATGCACCCCTACGCTGCTAACGGCTCCGTAAGGCCTAACAATGCTCAAGGCTGTATCGAGGGCTCCTTGGTTGCCCACAACCTCCAGAACGGCATCAGCACCTCGACCTTCGGTGGCAGCCATGATGGCTGACTGCAGTCCACCAGGAGCAAGAGCGGTAGCTCCGTGTTTGATAGCCAACTCTCGGCGGGCAGGTGTAGGATCGACGGCAAAGACTTTGGAGAAAAGTGTTTGCGCAGAGGTTATGGCACAAAGTCCGACCTAAATCGAGCATTGGGCTTGACAAAATTCTTAATTGAAAATGCTAATGCAGAGACTCACAGGCCCACATCCAACCACAACACAAATacccctcctctctcctttcccaCCACGCTCCCCTCCCCAATCAAGGAGTCTCCAAGCATTCCAAGCTGCACTGTATCCCGTGGGCAAGATATCTGCCATCAAGAGCATCAATTCTTCAGGCAATTGTGGGGGCTTGAGTAAAAGACAAGATGCCGCAAGGGGGACACGAACATAGCTGGCCTGGCAACCCGGAAGCAAAGGAGTACCGAACAAGGCTGAGGATGTGCATCGGGCGGTATGGGAGGCTGAGCAGTAATAACACTTCCCTTCTCATGGTTAGAACGTGCGTACATAGTTAGCCAATGTATGGAACTCACCGCACGAGATGGTAAAAGGTACAGCTACAACGTCCCCCACATTGAAGTTGTTCacttccttgcccttttgGACAATGGTTCCCACAACCTCATGTCCCATAGTATAGTCTTTCCCAGCATCTTCTTTAGCCCTATAAAGGTGCAAATCGGAACCTACATAGCAACTGTTTGTCAAACCTAAAATTCCCATCCTCCGGAACTCATGATAGAACGCACCACAAAGTCCAGCGAGATGAACCTTGATGATGACATCTCCTTCGGTCTGCAACTTGGGAGTCGAGACCTGTTCGACGGCAACCTTGTAGGGATGTTTGAACAAGATGGCATCCATGGTTTCTGGTAACTGTGTGGCGGACATTGCGTATTCTTATTTACTAGGCCAGGAAGAGATTTCAAGATTTGCTTGAAGACATGCTGCAGTAGATATATATTATAGGAGACGGCGATAACGTCCCTCAGCGGAGGTGTCCACCCTGGGGGCAATAAATAAGTAATGATAATATTAAGGAGAGGATAGACAGGCCATATTCGCAATCTTTCTTAAATCCCTTGCATCTCCTTCAGTTCTACATATTTCAGACAAAGGAAGTAGCGCCTCCTAAGTTAATGTTTTTGCGTTATTTGCCCAGTCTCATTGTTCCAACAGTAAAAGAGCTACTCTCTTTGCTTCAAGACAGCACCTTGTCAAAACTTCGTCAATGACATACATAATGTGAATGACCACTTGATGTTATAAAAATGGTCTAATGGATATAGATAGCAAGCCCAATTCGCTTTTACCGGTGACCCTGCCCGTTCTAGTGCGTCTGGCGACTAAACCATCTGCGCAGCCTGGCAATGATACAAGAAATCAGTTATCGTTGATTAGATACAATCTGTTCGGATTAACGAACCTTATCATTTAGGCCATTCACAACGTCGCTGATATGCTTCAAAGTGCCCAACGCCATTGAACATATTCCCTACAAAAATACGATGTCAACACATTTCTGTCTTTGTTCGTGATATTAGAACAACGACTAACCTCATTTGAATAATCATCATGAACTTCGAGAGTACCCATACGTTCATTCAGAATACCACAGAACTTTTGATCCAAAATCATTTGACTCAACCTGTATGTAAAAACAAGTTAGATGATTATCGCTCATtgcgaaaaagaaaagaaaaaggaaactGACTTGTCTTCAATGACCTGCAGGCTCTGCCCCACTTCTGAAGCTACCCATGACAATTCGACCGCAGAATAGGGTTCAATAACTCTGATAAGATTTTGTTCTAAGAGCGTGTCGTAAAGATAAGAGAGATGGGAGCGGATAATTTCGTCTTTCTGCAGTTCTGGAGAAGCCGTTAGTTGTTAGATTTTACATTATGCAAACCTACGGTCGGAATAATTTTGCAGAGCTGTCTTGAAAAGATCAAGACTGCGTTCCTCAAGAGCCGTCGCAATCGCTTTCATCGCGTCCACATCCTTGCCTATGTAGGGAGCCGCGCTTTTCAATGATAACAACGAGAAAACGTCGGTAGGCTGGGGGAATCCAAACTTTATCAGCATCTGAACGAATTAGCCAAACATCCCACTCACGGATCCAATCATAATCTTGCACAATAACATGTACTTCAAGGCGCTCAGTGCTCTATTGTCTCTCTCGGCGGATTGACTGAAACCTTCAAAGGCTTCAAAGAAGTATGAGTACGCCGTTTTGTAATCCTTGTCTTCCGCCATGATAACTCCAGATTGCAAATCAAGTTGAGCCTGAAGTGTAGGCGGACAGTAGACGCTGTTGGCGGTTGTGCGAGCTGAAGTTAATGCCGTCTTCGCCAGCGCGTGGTTATGCATGTGATGGGCAGCACGCGACTCCAATAAGTACACTTCAGTCAGGATAATCTTATCATCGAATTTTTTGAGTTCTTTGAGAAGAGTTTGGGTGATAGTCAAGGCCTCTAGGTACTTCTCGGCATCCAAC includes:
- a CDS encoding alcohol dehydrogenase gives rise to the protein MSATQLPETMDAILFKHPYKVAVEQVSTPKLQTEGDVIIKVHLAGLCGSDLHLYRAKEDAGKDYTMGHEVVGTIVQKGKEVNNFNVGDVVAVPFTISCGKCYYCSASHTARCTSSALFGTPLLPGCQASYVRVPLAASCLLLKPPQLPEELMLLMADILPTGYSAAWNAWRLLDWGGERGGKGERRGICVVVGCGPVGLCAITSAQTLFSKVFAVDPTPARRELAIKHGATALAPGGLQSAIMAATEGRGADAVLEVVGNQGALDTALSIVRPYGAVSSVGVHAGELNIDGGSLYDKNVRLQFGRCSVRHFYPAALEVLMHNQELFKSFIEYKVGFSQAEEYYTLFEQGKISKTVFIPGQ
- a CDS encoding 26S proteasome regulatory subunit N6, translating into MAVDTPTSEKLDQAASVFDKDPTTAERLYKEILQDDSQPANEDLLRDKEVALVKLGTLYRDSSMLDKLAQLIADSRTFMSHIAKAKTTKLVRTLLDLFPQGSKEMQMKVIQENIDWARAEKRVFLRQSLEIKLINVLLDAEKYLEALTITQTLLKELKKFDDKIILTEVYLLESRAAHHMHNHALAKTALTSARTTANSVYCPPTLQAQLDLQSGVIMAEDKDYKTAYSYFFEAFEGFSQSAERDNRALSALKYMLLCKIMIGSPTDVFSLLSLKSAAPYIGKDVDAMKAIATALEERSLDLFKTALQNYSDQLQKDEIIRSHLSYLYDTLLEQNLIRVIEPYSAVELSWVASEVGQSLQVIEDKLSQMILDQKFCGILNERMGTLEVHDDYSNEGICSMALGTLKHISDVVNGLNDKAAQMV